ATTTCAGGTACTCCATCGCACTGGAGAACTCGCTGAAACAAGAAGCGAGGCAGAGCTTCACTATGCCATCAAGCAGGAAGCACCAAGACCTGGAGGCATTTCTGATCAGTCGTGACATGTCTTTTAACAAGGCTGACCCACTAAGGCTGCAGGTGGAGGCAAAAACTTCAGGCTCTACCGGTATCACAACACTGCCAGACCTGAAGAGACCTCCTGAGAGTGGGAGTGTATGGACCAGTTTGAGGAGTACCACCACATCTGCCTGCGTGCATGTTCCAGGACCTGCACTGCAGCTACAATGAATCTCTGACAGAGTCTTTGCTCCCTAGTTAAGGGTCAGGGGAGCTGTGCCCAAGTCCTTCACAAAAGCTGGCACCACTCTCCAGGGTGGGACCAGTCTGCAGACACCACGAAGCAGATTTAACTCATGTAATACCCGTCTCAAGTGAAAGATGATTCACGTTAGCACTTAAGTCAGCACCCTGCATTCTACAGACACTGAACAGAAGCTGCCAGCATCCCCTTCAGTGCCTTGAATCTGCTAATGGACATGACATATGTTATGAGTTGATTACAGGCTCCTTTTCAATCACTGCCtccagaagaagcagaagaatgtTTTTGCAAGTGACTATTTgcatatatgcaaatatatatgaATGCAAGTGACAATGTGGCAATGATCTAATTTCCTCGGACATGCTACCAAGGAGGATCTAGAGCTACTACCCctagagggagaaaaaacagctcCCTGCACTAGGAAAGCTGGTCCTTCCAGCTAGGAGATACCACTAAGGAACCTTCCCACCTCAGGCATTTACCTGCACTATTTTGGACACACGGTGCAATACATGGATTTTCATTGACAGTGCCTGCAATTCTTTGCTTGGTAACAAGAATGCATAACACAGGGAGGCAGCTGGGTCACTCTGCAACATGCCAAGGCCTTCTGACCCTGCACACGCTTTGGCCAACTGAAGCAATTGTGGCACACTAATTTTAGTGTTCCTGAACATTGCATTGTCAGCAGAGAACGTGCCAACCTGTTTAGGAAACGATGGATACCACACCAGCTGGCACCAGAAATGCCCACTACATCTGACAACAGCCAGAACTGCACCTGAGACTTCAGAGGTCATCATATGAAAAGGCAAAGCTCATGCTGCCAACATGCTGTGGTGGTCAGCCCTGTGTGGCCGTTCCAAGTCCTAGTTAAAGACTAACCCATGCATTTGCTCAGAGCACTCAGTGACCATCAGCTCAGCTTCAGAATCTACAGCTACCCCCAGCACTGGAACTTACCACGGTTCGTCCTCCTCTTGTCCCACCACCTCTTTTCTAGTCTGAGGCTTCACAAGGGAATCCACTGCTTTCTCCAGCAGGTTCTCACAAAATGCCTGATGAACCTGTGCTATGGGATCCGctacagagaaaagaacaaatccAATACATTTTCTTATCTACAGTGTTAGCCCCCTCCTGATACAGacaagaaaatctgaattttaagagtgagaggaaaagcagcagagggaaaagcaaacTTGTGAGGAATTACTGCTAAATCTTCTGAAGACAAAGTTTTCAGAGCCTTTTCAATCACCGTTCTTACTAATAATCAGCTGTATACAGCTGCAGCCCAAGGCTTAAAAACCCTGAGACACTTCAACCAACCAGTAGAACATAAAGGATGCTGCTCTGAGGAGTCTATGCTCCATTAGCCCCCCAGCTCACCCCACATGAGAACAGACGAAATATGCAGGGCAGAGCCAGCTCCTGCCTGGAGGCACCATCCAACCACCCAATGAGACCACATGCAGGGTGAAGATGCAGGAGGACGCTCTCCAAGACATCAGTTTTGGTGCAAGAAAGCAGGGAGGTGGAGGCTCTCAGGGCAAAGTGCAGGCAGCCCCACACTCAGAGCACAAGCAGCGCTCACCAGGGTTCCTCTGGGTGCAGTACAGGCTCTCCTTGGCAGCAGATTTCACTGTCCAGCTTCGCTCCACAAAGAACTTCTGTCCCAGAGGGTGGCACAGCCAACGCAGCGAGTCAGGGATGGCACTGCGCTCCGAGCTGCACAGGCTCTGCGCCTGGCTTAGGAAGTAGCTctggggaaaggagaagcaCCCAGGGGAAGTCAGACCACCATACACCATAACTACAGACCCCAGAACTGCCAAGCTTGCAGCCTTTCCCAGAGCTCTGCGTGGAGCCACAGTGGCAGAGAACATCGTGACTCACCGCCAGGAAGCCCAGCTTGCCCCCACAGCGGGTCTTTAAGCCAACTGCGGCCGTCAGGTGGATTTCAGCCATTGTGCTGGGCGGGATCTTTTCTTCAGCACACTCCGCCAGATTGACAGCACACAGGGCCATGTGCAAACCAGAGtaagcagagctggaagggagTTTACCTGCACCAACAGGAGAGAAGGGTTAACCTGAGACAAGGCAGCACCTGCTACTCTGTAATAACATGACTTGCTGGGGAACTGTCCTAGGCAGGCACTCTGAGCTAAGATGGCGTAACTACAATTCACACAGTAAAATTAGGCAGAAGGAAGTTGAGCTTGGATTTCTGATATACTTGTAGCCTATTAAAATTGCAAATTAGTTTGCCAGGGAGGCAGCAAAAACAACCGTTCACAAGGAACATTCAAGCACTTCCTCAGTACACGTGCACATGCCGAGGTTCTCAAAGCACATTAACACCAACTGGCCATCTGTGCTTCACATGGCTTCagaaatttgatttttctccAACAATTAACCCCGGCCTCTGCTTCCACATTGCATTCccaagcaacagaaaagaaacaagaaacagcagtgaaaaatgaCTGGATTCTATCAAAGGCTGATTGGAACAGCCTCTAAGCCACCTCTGCAGACTCATGAACATGTAAGGGGACAATGCAGgagaatggttgggttggaagggacctcagagccCACCCCAttctgtgggcagggctgccacccaccagctcaggctgcccagtgccccatccaacttggcctcgaaccttcagggatgggacacccacagctctccttgggcagctgtgccagcaccttaTCTCTCTCTGAGTAAATTATTTCTCTCTAACATCTAACATAAATCacccctcttttagtttaaaaccattcccccttatcctatTATAACttatgtaaaaagtcagtctcctgCTTATGAACTCAAGtacaggaaggctgcaatgaggtctcctcacagctgaacaagcccagctccctcagctggtctttgtaggagaggtgcttgAGCCCTATGAGCATCTGCATGGCCTCGTCTGGAtatgctccagcagctctgtatcTTCCCCAGGCTGAGGCCCCAGGCCTCAGTGAGGcctcacaaaggcagagcagagggggacaatcccctccctcaccctactgaccacccctcttttgatgcagcccaggatactgttgatcttctgggctgcaagcacacactgctggctcacactGAGCTTTTCATTCACCAGAgccccccaaatccttctctgcagggctgctctcaatgaattcttctcccagtctgcacTTGTGTCTGGAGCTGCCTTACCTGTGATATGGAGCTGATGGAGCTTGTGGTAGGCCAGAGCTGCATCCCGAGCGCTGGTCTTGGCCTCATCCTCAGATCCTGCAGTGGCTTCTCTGGCCCTCCACTGGTGCGAGGTCCTCTTCAGCAGCCACCGCACCAGCGCCAGCTTCTGCAGGCTGTAGCGGATGACATTCCAGGAGAGGCTGCAGGCCAGGTCCAGGCGGGAGGCTGGCAGTGCTCGGCCCAAGACCGACAGGCAGGTCTGCAGGTTTGATGCCGCTGCAGCAAAATCCCCCTGCAAACATCGTGGCAAAAGGTTACACAACAAAACGCAAAGCCAGAGAGACAGTTGGGGAGCTCCTCACCACTGGGAGCAAGACAAAGCAATACATGACCTATGGTAAGAGCTTCTGCTGAGGAGAGTCAGTAATTTAGGGCACTCAGTCCGAATCTGGCCCAGCACATCTCATTTGACACAGCCTGGTCCTGCAATGGCTGCAACAGCTGGGGGACACACTGGCACCACCTGAAAGCAGCTCCCTACACCTTCTCAGACAAAGCAGAAGCTTTAGGGTGCCCAGGTCAGAAATGAATGCTGCCTCAATAATGGAAAAGAGCTGGAGGACAAGGGGATGCAGTGAACACCCATTCCGGTTagacttgtttagcttggagaagagaaagctccagggagacctcactgcagccttctggtGCTTGAgattataaacatgagggagaGCTACGCAGCCTAAGAGTGACAGAGTAGGTGGGAGTGGCCTTAGACCAAAAGAGGGGACGTTCAGGTTAGGTGCTAgggagaaattatttactcagagggtgatgaggcactaGCACGGGCTGTCCAGAGAgctatgggtgccccatccctggaggctcAAGGGCAcgttggatgggaccctgggtACCCTGAGCTGGtaggcagcagctgtgcccgTGGCAAGGGGTAGGACTTGAGGACTTGAGGGTCACCCCACAAGGGGTGGGCTATGAGGTGCCTTTCAACCCAATTATTCTGTGGCTCTAAGATTCTACCAGGCAGTCACCAGGATGACTGTAGTGAAACCTGTAACAGCAAGCAGCTCGTCGCTTCCGCTGAGCTACCTTCAGGACAAGCTCATGTTACAAAAAGACACCCTTGAGCACTGTTTGCCAGCAGCAGAGGCCAGGACTGGGACACAAAACAAGCCCCCACTTCCAAGGACTGCTGCAAGATGCAACAGCGAGGCACAAGGACAGAGCTAGGAGGCTGTGCCTCACTAATTCAGGCTGAGGGAGGACAGCAATCTGCTCAAGACAAACCAGCACCACCAACTTCTCAGCAAATCAGACTGGATACAATCCAGAAACACCACACTCTTGCCAAGGCACCATCTCATTAGGCCACttttcctccacctcctcctccaagACGCATGTGATGCACAGCAAGGAGGCAGCCCTACCCGTGCCAGATCCAGGTCTGCCTGCTTGCGGTGCCTCCAGAACGCGACCGACGACCTTGAGTGCAGCCGGGTCACTGGCTCTCCATGCACCAGGAGCTTCACAAACACGCTGAGGACGATCACACCATTCACGAGCCACAGGATCAGCGTGGGCATCATCCAACCAAACCATCCACCTGTGTCTGCAACAGACACCccaaagggaaagggagaagttGATCCTGACACTAAGAACGCTGCAATAGGATGAGCCCAGACCGACAAGGATGTGCGGCTCTGCCACTTGTAGTATCAAGTTTTGCAAGGGCTGCATTTTACTGGGAAATAGCTCTTGCTTCAAGTGCTCTTCCTCAAGGCCAAGCCACAACATTCCCAACCTGACTGAAATAGTTGTTTTCACAAGGCTGATTTACAAAACCTGAGTCAGTGCTTCTAAAATAATCTTAATGCAAGATGTTCTAGGAAAGCTATCGGATACACCCATTGGTATTCAATACCTCAGGGtcattttccagtcttaatCAGGTGTACAAAGCAACAGTGAGGAAGTACGTTGACCAGCTGGCTAAGTGACACCACACCTACAAAATCCCCTGAGCTCATCTTCAGCTGAGCTGTCCTCTAAACTACTGACAGTACAGAATAAGTACATTAAGTGAGATAGTTTAAACCTATAGCAGCAATGTTTCTGAAGCAAttcttcatctgcagcttaATAAGCTACTAAAATCAGTTAAGCTGCCATAAAACAAACTAAAGGTGAAGATTATAGAATCCTTTAAGTTGGGAGGGACTTCTGAAAGCCATCTAGttcaactctcctgcaatgatGCCTCAAAGAGGTCTCAACTCACAGCACCCCAGCTCTTTACCTGATTCAATGGTCAGCATGTTCCTGCCAGAGCCGTGACGTGTGAGGCTGTCAGACTCTGGGCTGCCCCGGGCATCCAGAAGGGATGTCAAAGGGTTGAAGGAGAGGCACAGGAATGTCAGGGCACACAGGAGGATTCGGGAGCGGTCCACCATGCCAAGAGCCACAGGAGGAGAGTCAGGTTCATCCTTAACCTTCAAAGGATTTGGagtggagagaagaaaaacacaaaggcTGCTTAACATTCcttaaagcaaaaaatgcttgtacaggagaaaagaaggaatgagaCAGAGCAAGTTTTAAAATTTAAGATCAAGATCAGTAAGAACTCCAGTGGAGCTTTCCCTCACTTAGTAAGGTCAGGCTGAAGTACTCGAGTGCCTTCACCTTCATCCTGCTCCCAGTCACGTTCAGTTACCACTGACTGGAACCCTGCTTTATTCCAGGACTAACTTCTTCCCTGAGGGCCTCCAAGAGAGCTCGTTTCTTCCAAACCCACCAGCTAAAGGCAACTAGCAGATTGCTGCAACTGCAGCTGCTTACAGTCTCGCTGCCCACAGCTGAGATTGTCATCCTTTTCCAAGCTCTCCTGCTTTATTCATAGGACATATCTATCCCTTGAAAGCTGTGGATTCTTTGAGTTGTGAACATGCACcatgagaatcatagaatcacttgagttggaagggacccttaaaggccatctggtccaactcccctgcaatgaacagggacacctacagctcaatcagggtgctcagagcccctccagcttgaccttgagtgtctccagggatggggcatccaccacctctttgggcaatGAGACGATAGAGAATCTACTGGTGTTGAAGTTTAAGCACAGTTCCAGCAGCTAAGGCATGGCTCAGATAATACAGCTCAGGAAGTAGTcttaatcattaaaaataagtaaacaaagCACTCCCATGCACCTTCCTCATCCTTACAACATATGACTGATCCCTATAGCTTTGCTTGCCAGATGTCTGCTAGCCCCACTCTCGAGAATTACCAGAACATAAACCCGAAACCTGACAAGTCAAGTCAGAAATACCTTTGCATCATCAAGGAGTGGGCTTCCTGGCTCTGAATCAATGGAATAGGGGGAGAAGCCAGCCTGTGATCCCGAATCAGAGGCAGGAGGAGACATCAGAAGAACATTCTGGTTGAAGTCATCTATCTTCAGGTCTGCATCATTGTCAACCAGACTGCTCAGGTCAATGCCCTTCAACAGTTCTGCAAGAATCAGTACACATCATGTACACATCTCTCAATCCTACACCCATCCTGCTCAGAACACAGGCCACCACTGATGCAGCGTGCACCTATCTACCTCTGCCAATGACAAAGACCTTCATCCATGCAGACCACCTCCTTCCTGCACAGACTCCACAACTTACTGTTTTTCTGGTTAGCTAGCTTCAGAACCATGTTCTCCTGTCTCAGCTTATGGTTGGCCTGCTGCAGGTATTTGATGTAATCAATGGCTTTTCTCAGCACTCCAGACTTGTGCATCTGCAAggaattaaaatgcaaagaaagcgGTTTGTACTACATGCTTCCAGGGTTGCTTTTGCTCAAAGGGGTACCATAACTCTATGTATCACGGGGGGGATACAGACAGAAGGGTATAGAGGGGCCACCgggcagcagcaaaaggaaatgaatagtAGGACATGATCTGGGCCAAGGTATCCCACTTTGGAAGGTACATAAGGACTGGTCAACAGGGCTTGAGTCCTTGTATCTGAGATCTCTCAGTGCTTTTATACAAATCATACAATGAAAAGAGTTTAACATCCCAATTACAAGAGTTTATGTCTTGGCTTCAGTCAGAAATAGTCTTTGCAAAGTATCATAGTTTTGAAATTAAGTGAATGGCTCTTTTCTAggaggatggagctgctgtcagTTATCCAGGGTTCACCATTCAATTGATATAAGTGGTTCTCTTCCCATTCTCAGTCCCTCCTCCACCCCCACGAAAATACACGCTCCCAGCAAAGGCTGCCAGCATGACATAAAGCAAACTGCACAGGTCAAACATGGTCCAAGGTGGTTTCAAGACATCTCAGTATCTACTGGAATCGAACTGGAAAGCTCTGTGCAAGAAGACAGTGTTTTAAATTTCATCTGACCACAACACGCACGTGCATACTTCTAACAGCAGTCTGTACCCATCTGCTCCATTGAATACAGCAATGAGCACCTGAGGACACAATGAGCACCTGACACCACGCTTGCTCTCATTGCACATCTTTTACCTTGGCATCTGTCCCCATGATGAGGTCCTTCAGCTCAATGATCTTGTCATTTATAGAGGACCGGTAACGCTTCTCAATGATGTTGTGAGttgttctcctttctccttccttagGTGGGTCTGGTTGCTTGACACCTCCGGGAACTTGTTTGATAGGCACCTTTTCTTGTCCCATCATCACTGGCATTGTGGTCAGAATGGTTCCATTGCTCCCAACAAGGGTCTACAGAGACCACACACAGCAAGTGTCACCAGCAGTCAGCCAATATAGACAAGATTATGGTGCCCAGAGCAAACAGagtaaacaaaagcagaatcaaGAGAAGTCCACAGAGCTCAAAAAGGAAGAGTTATCCCATGTCTTCCTATGTTCCTTAGCTGGCACAAGCATGGGAACAGCAGCATAAGAAAAAACATCCACACTGCTTCCCATAGTAAAAAGATCTCTTTTCTCCACGAGTATCATCACCCCAACACCCTTTCACTAATACCACGCTCTGATCATCCACAATTTAAAGAGAGACATGGACCAAAGCTCCTTCCTGCCTTTAGAGTCCTTCTACCCCACATCTCCAAATGCACAAAGAAAGTCACTGGGCCAACAACTGGTAATGCAGCTTGTGAACCTGTAATATTAGAGATGTTCTGATTGCGTAAAGACAAACTCTGGCTTGGATTTGAATTAGATTGCACAGGGGAAGAAACAGATCCCTAACTACTTTAAGCTATAAAATACCTTCATATGAGGTATTAAGGCAGACTGATGCACACTGATGTGAAGAGCTTGGGCTTCTATTACTCTCTGCGATggcctgaaaggaggttgtagcatGGTGGGTTGGCATATTCTCCCAGGAAACAGTAATAAGATGGGACGGActggagctggtggagtcaccagccctggaggGATTccagaaccgtgtggatgtggcactgaggacatggtcagtgggcatggtggggatgggctgtcAGATGGACAAGGTGATTCTAGAGGTCTcttcaaccttaatgattctatggtttaaatttaaataaacgATCTCCCCCTGGCCAAAGCAGCACGTGCTATAGGAGAAAAGATGGTGAATCCCACCAGGACGGTTGCACAGAGGGGCTTCTAGGACAGTCAGACCAAAGGAAACCATTTAGATCACTCCAACCAGTAAGGTAAGATTGGGAAAGGTACAACTGGTCTCTGAAGCACACTCAGAATCAGAGAAGTTGTTATggaaaagcagttatttatACCAGAAATCAAACCGATGTAGGCGAGATTAATTTAGCCCCAAGCAAATTAAGAATCaacttttattctgaaatagTTATTGAACTGGGATAGGAATGAACACAGGTTCGCTTAAAGCTTTTGGCAAAAAATGAGTTAAAGTATTCTGTCTTTCCTCAGTTAATTTCCAGCATATTTCAATGCATTCAGAGTGCTTTGTGGGTTGTGTATTTGCCAGGCACAATCACATGAGCCTCACCTCCATGACAAAGTGAGACCTAACAGCAAGTAAACTGAAAACTTTGGTCTGGCTGCTACCAAGGGCACAGGAACCCCATTGTGCTATGCAGACAGAAGTTAAGTCCAGGCTTGCAAGCTTATCTCCAGCAGCAAGTATGAGAACAGAAGGACCTTTGCAGAATGCAGAAGGCTGTGATAAAAGCCTCTTTAGCACACAAGCATCTCCAAGCTGATAAGTCATGGCCCAgaagcactgctgccatcttGAATGATGATCCCAACCCCTTGCAGCACATTCCCTCTGAGAAGCAGTTTAATTAGTTTTTACATCTAATGTTTTGCCATTGGATTCTatggagggagaaaggaaaatccaCAGCCACCCCGAGTCAGTTGGCTTTAAGCATCTCTCACAGAGGTTAAAAACCACATGGAATTCTTTGGTCATACTCCTCTCCTACTAATGCCAGGAAAAGGTAAACAGGAACGTGCCCTTGCTCTGTGTTTACCGGCCAGAGGAGGCTGccaaaaacacacacagtcTGTGCTCTCAGCCTCAGCAGAAGTGGCACATTACTCACGTTGGACACATTCAGAACAGCATTTGGAACCCCTCCCATCCACACCACTGGAGAACTCCGAACACCAAACCTCCTTGTATTAGGAAATAACGTGACcgaggggaggaagaagagtaTTAACAGTGTtacctgcagagctgtggtcTGGATAGGAGTGGTGAGCGCAGTGAGCGCTGGGTTCTGCACCGCAGCCATAACAGGATTGCCGTCTGCCTTCAGCGTGGTCAGCACGAGGGAGTCCGTCTTGATGATCTGAGGCTGGACCAGAACCTGCATGGGGAACAGCCAGAGGTGAGGGGATAAGTGGGCACACACTGCTCTGTTCCTCTCAGTGGTCAGAGGCAGTGACAACCCATGGTGCTGACATCAGAGACCAGTAGTAACCCAGTACTCAAAACCACCAAGGAGCTGATGAAAGGGTTCCTCTGCCCTCGCCTGTAACAAGTTCCCTGTGTTAGCTGGGGGAACCCTGAGGGTACAACACATGGGTGAGGTACAGGACgggagggaatggcctcaagttgtgccaggggaggttcaagttggatattaggaaaaatttcttctccaaaggagcagtgctgcagtggcacaggctgcacagggggGTGGAGGAGTCACCAGCcccagaggtgctccagaaccatgtggatgtggcactgaggacacggtcagtgggcatggtgggggtgggctggcGATTGGATCCTAGTGATCTTTTCCACCCCTGAGCTATGTGGATGGACCAGGCTCTTTCACATCCACTTACCGGCACCTGCTGGACCTGTGGTGCTGCCACCGTCTGGACTGTGGCAGGTGCCAGTGCCTGGATGGTGCCGCCGGCAGCCTGCGTCAGTACACGTGGGGCCGGCACCGCCTGCACCTGCTGCTGGATGGTGACTGGCTGCACCTGGGGGGACGTCACCAGGCTCTGCACCTGAGGCTGGAGAACTGCAAAGAGGGAGAGACGTCAGGGATGGCACCATGCTGAGGCCTTCTATGCTTTCTGCCGTGGATACGACTGACCCCAACGCTACCTTGGAAGCTCGTGGCCGCGTTCTGGTATAGGACGGGCTGCTGGATGATCCTGGTCTGGGGCGCAGAGCTGAATGTGGGGGTGATCATCACCgtctgctgctggagctggggctggagccGAGGCTGGAGCAGCGGGGCAGAGCGCTGCGGGGTCGGGGGCACCTTCACTGGGACgctctgcagctgtggggaggCAGCAGGCGGAGGGAAGGGCTGCTGGGCCTGGCCATAAGGCCGCGTGGCATCCAGGGCCCCACTGCCTGTGCCACCACCACCGCCACCACTCTGGAAGGTGCCACACAGAGGGTCCGAAAACAGGTCTGGGAAGTCCCCTGCCTGGTTGCTGACGAACTGCAACATCTctgcaaggaggaaaaggaacGTTTGAGGCGGGTTGGTTCCATGGACACGGGGTCAGGACTCAGAggccagcagtgagcacaggaGGAAGCGGCAGCTTCAGAAGCCCCAGAGGTAGCCAGTAATTCAGTGTCAAAACACTCCCAGAGCTCGAGATCCAACATTTTCAGCTGGTTGCCATTTGTCCAATCCCCATCCCAGCTTCACGCtcggaggaggaggatgagcaGCCCCATGACTTCAGTAGGAGCCGTCCTCCCACCCGGGGCTGCCACACACAACGCCCATCCTCTGCCCACGGAGCCCCACAGGGACACGCGGGTGGTGACTCACCCCGACTTGGGGTAATTTCAGGTATACAGGGAAACAGGGGAAACAGGCTAAAGGAAACGGCGCTGTGCAGAACTGGAGCTAAGAAATGCACGGGTACGTCTAAGGAGATCCCACGGCCAAAGCTTCCCTCCAGCTGCCTCCACTGACCACCTGAGCTCCCCCTGAGCCCATCCCAACACCAGGCGCACGGGACCCCACGCGGCACAGATACCCCAGGGGCTGTACATGGGTACGGAAGCAGCAGTGTGGTTTATGGCAGCGGACCGGCAGTAGGGCTGTCCCTACACCGCCCCACGCCGCACCCACGCCGCACGACACGGCGCTTTCCCACTCGATACACTGCCATTTTGCGAGCAGGTGGCCCCACGCAGGTAAGGGACGGACACAACGCGTTGGATGCGCTCCAGCGCACTCCGTGCTTGGACACAGGGCCCCCCCGGGGCACTCGTTAGGATCGGCGCTAATTACCGCTTCGTCCCCCGCTGCCCTCTGACGTCACGCTGCTCGCCGTGACGTCACGCGTATGACTCAAACCCGCCGACCCGCGCCGCGGGGGCTCCCCCGCACCCCCACGCAGCCCACCCGCGGCACAGCGCCGAGCCCCGcgcccccgcccggccccgcgctcACCGTCAATGTCGCCCAGCGTCAGCTCGTCGCCCAGCTCGGTCAGGGTCTCCATGCCCTCGGCGCCCAGCTCGCCGCTCTCCATGTCGCtcagccccgctccgctccccgcccgcTCTAAGCGGAGGAAGCAGCCCGGCGCCGCCGGCCCCGCGCCATCTTgcgccgccccggccccgcccccacctgcccggccccgcccccACCGCGCTCCGTCACTGGGACCAGGCCGGCGGTAGCCAATAGGAGCGCGCAGCGCCGCGTGGCGTGATGGCGCGTCGGCGATCAGCAGCTGCGATTTGCATGCGAGACCACGCCCCCTGCCTTCCGCGCTGCATATTCATGAGGGGGCGTGGCCGAGCCCACGAGCGTGagccccgcgccccgccccgcgccctCTCCATGGCAGCGAGCAAGAAGCCTCGGCGTAGAAAAAATAAGAACCGTTCTGCTTTATTCCAGAAAAACAACGCACGCCCCGTCCCCAACGCACggccctgctcccagctgacGGCTGCTGCCCCAGCGCCCGCCGCTCGGGGACGGCCCCACTTTGGGGCCGTGGGACCACTGGGCCGCACcggctggaaaacaaaaatccacccCAAAACTCACAGGAGAGGCTGACGGGGCATCCCCGGCCCCGCCGTGGGGGGGAGCGGCCGCATCGGTGCAGGTCCCGGCCCACTCGGGCCTTTACAGCTCAGACTGCGAGCGGGAGATGCGCGGCCCCTTGCGGATCTCCTTGCGCTTCTCCTCCTTCCGGCGCCGCTTCTCCTCCTCG
The Coturnix japonica isolate 7356 chromosome 1, Coturnix japonica 2.1, whole genome shotgun sequence DNA segment above includes these coding regions:
- the SREBF2 gene encoding sterol regulatory element-binding protein 2, whose protein sequence is MESGELGAEGMETLTELGDELTLGDIDEMLQFVSNQAGDFPDLFSDPLCGTFQSGGGGGGTGSGALDATRPYGQAQQPFPPPAASPQLQSVPVKVPPTPQRSAPLLQPRLQPQLQQQTVMITPTFSSAPQTRIIQQPVLYQNAATSFQVLQPQVQSLVTSPQVQPVTIQQQVQAVPAPRVLTQAAGGTIQALAPATVQTVAAPQVQQVPVLVQPQIIKTDSLVLTTLKADGNPVMAAVQNPALTALTTPIQTTALQTLVGSNGTILTTMPVMMGQEKVPIKQVPGGVKQPDPPKEGERRTTHNIIEKRYRSSINDKIIELKDLIMGTDAKMHKSGVLRKAIDYIKYLQQANHKLRQENMVLKLANQKNKLLKGIDLSSLVDNDADLKIDDFNQNVLLMSPPASDSGSQAGFSPYSIDSEPGSPLLDDAKVKDEPDSPPVALGMVDRSRILLCALTFLCLSFNPLTSLLDARGSPESDSLTRHGSGRNMLTIESDTGGWFGWMMPTLILWLVNGVIVLSVFVKLLVHGEPVTRLHSRSSVAFWRHRKQADLDLARGDFAAAASNLQTCLSVLGRALPASRLDLACSLSWNVIRYSLQKLALVRWLLKRTSHQWRAREATAGSEDEAKTSARDAALAYHKLHQLHITGKLPSSSAYSGLHMALCAVNLAECAEEKIPPSTMAEIHLTAAVGLKTRCGGKLGFLASYFLSQAQSLCSSERSAIPDSLRWLCHPLGQKFFVERSWTVKSAAKESLYCTQRNPADPIAQVHQAFCENLLEKAVDSLVKPQTRKEVVGQEEDEPCEFSSAMEYLKLLNSFLDSMGSGAPPFASSSMLKSALGPDVVCRWWSAAVAMAIGWLRGDDTAVRSRYSEVERLPKSLEMSENALVKATFHLCKAMQASLSSKADGQQSSLGHCERASSHLWNSLNMSSGASSTPLSNVIQLLACDLLLSLRTSLWQKQASSSQALGETYHASPPELTGFQRDLGSLRKLAHGFRPAYRKVFLHEATVRLMAGASPTRTHQLLEHSLRRRTTQSSKQGELDTLPGQRERATAILLACRHLPLSFLSSPSQRAVLLAEAARTLEKVGDKRSCNDCQQMIVKLSGGTAIAAS